The following are from one region of the Alkalimarinus sediminis genome:
- a CDS encoding efflux RND transporter permease subunit — MTSSNIPTPNSADSEATTPGDAQAVHRQDMIGRFAQHKVAANLLMIIMLLAGVIGLSKLNTQFLPTFALDYVTVRVIWPGATAEDIARSVTTPLEQELKNLDFVKEMRSVSSRGFSTIIIEYEEGSDMGLALDQVKEFVGLVRNLPSDAEEPKVTKVVRNEDVATLILTSENSLEELRPLAYQFERELLAKGIAKVDFTGLPEQEIAIQVPSQTIDRLKLSLPQIGRLITDQSQDIPAGTSGKNEVARELRSLEQRRTDQGFRELAILTSKTSQRLTLDNIANIEQRPKDNQVEVFYKGNPAILMKILRTENSDTLKAAEILHEWLDSARPRLSQGTELHAFNEAYVLVEERIDLLLKNGLGGLILVIGILFIFLNGRVAFWVACGIPISFMGTLAVLYLAGGSINMVSLFALIMALGIIVDDAIVVGEDALTHYVTGESSLQAAEGGARRMFIPVVSSSLTTIAAFLPLMMISGIIGNILNAIPLVIICVIIASLIESFLILPGHLRHSFHRSHHRTPGPFRIKLDDAFARFRDLRFRPLVTAAMEYRLTTVLIAVCSLALAISLVASGRIQFTFFPSPDNKVLISSVKFAAGTPPEKVRAFGLEMERQLQNTNQKLKTDEDILMHSVLRINTATFDGGKNYSSGDQYASVHAELTSPDLRDVTNTEFVTAWESAMNIPDGVEQLSVTSPKGGPPGKDIDIFLSGTSPSQLKMAAEEVSEKLKSYAGINNVQDDLPYGKQQFIYELTPLGNSLGITVADVGNQLRAAFDGQLIQIFYDDNEEVEVRVILPDEERDSFATLETFPIITPNGSSAPLSNVVNLTSRKGLELLRHTDGELGIHVTSEVDTTVNNANIILDDMQINFFPDLSARYGLQIDLKGKAEEQRETGNDMKNGALIALALIYLILAWVFGSYTWPFAIMVAIPFGLTGAVFGHALLNIDLTILSLFGFFGLSGIVINDAIILVTFYQELRAKGLAIKQAVIDAACLRLRAVLLTSLTTIAGLTPLLFETSLQAQFLIPMAVSISFGLAFATLLVLIVIPVILSLIEDGKAIVQRYALTENGVTKNTQ; from the coding sequence ATGACCTCTTCAAACATACCAACACCTAACTCGGCTGATTCTGAAGCAACTACGCCGGGCGATGCACAAGCAGTTCACCGACAGGATATGATCGGACGGTTCGCGCAGCATAAGGTTGCTGCTAACCTGCTAATGATCATTATGCTATTGGCGGGGGTTATTGGTCTTAGTAAGCTCAACACCCAATTTTTGCCCACATTCGCTCTAGACTACGTAACGGTTAGAGTGATCTGGCCAGGCGCAACCGCAGAAGATATAGCTCGATCGGTGACAACCCCCCTTGAACAAGAACTAAAAAACCTCGACTTCGTTAAAGAGATGCGCTCTGTCTCGAGTCGCGGCTTTAGCACTATTATTATCGAGTATGAAGAAGGCAGTGACATGGGGCTGGCTCTTGATCAAGTAAAAGAGTTTGTAGGTTTGGTTAGAAACCTTCCCTCAGATGCAGAAGAACCCAAAGTCACCAAAGTCGTACGTAATGAAGATGTCGCAACACTCATACTCACCTCTGAAAACTCATTAGAAGAGTTGCGCCCATTAGCCTATCAATTTGAGCGAGAACTGCTAGCAAAGGGAATCGCCAAAGTAGATTTCACAGGGTTGCCTGAGCAGGAGATAGCAATACAAGTGCCCTCTCAAACAATCGATCGTTTGAAACTATCCCTACCTCAAATAGGACGTTTGATCACCGATCAAAGCCAAGATATTCCAGCCGGCACGAGCGGTAAAAATGAAGTCGCGCGAGAACTTCGAAGCCTCGAGCAGCGCCGCACCGACCAGGGGTTTCGTGAACTCGCAATTTTGACCTCAAAAACCAGTCAACGACTAACCCTGGATAATATTGCAAATATCGAACAACGCCCTAAAGACAACCAAGTCGAAGTGTTTTATAAGGGCAACCCCGCAATATTGATGAAGATACTGCGTACCGAAAACTCAGACACACTCAAAGCCGCCGAGATACTTCATGAATGGTTAGACAGCGCAAGACCTCGGTTGTCACAAGGCACTGAACTTCACGCCTTTAACGAAGCATACGTATTAGTAGAGGAGCGTATAGACCTACTCTTAAAAAATGGCCTCGGTGGTTTAATACTCGTTATCGGCATACTGTTTATATTTCTCAATGGACGAGTCGCATTTTGGGTTGCCTGCGGCATTCCCATTTCGTTTATGGGTACATTGGCCGTTCTGTATTTAGCTGGCGGTAGTATCAATATGGTTAGCTTATTCGCCCTGATCATGGCATTAGGGATTATCGTTGATGACGCAATTGTCGTAGGTGAAGATGCACTTACCCACTATGTTACCGGCGAAAGTTCACTGCAAGCCGCTGAAGGTGGTGCGCGGAGGATGTTTATTCCTGTAGTGTCATCATCATTAACCACTATCGCTGCATTTTTACCTTTAATGATGATCAGCGGCATAATCGGCAACATACTAAACGCCATCCCCCTGGTAATTATTTGTGTCATTATTGCATCATTGATTGAGAGCTTTTTGATTCTGCCCGGTCATTTGAGACACAGCTTTCATCGAAGCCACCATCGAACGCCCGGCCCCTTTCGTATTAAGCTTGATGACGCCTTCGCCAGATTCAGAGACCTTCGGTTCCGCCCCCTAGTTACCGCAGCGATGGAGTACCGCCTAACCACCGTTCTGATTGCGGTATGTTCACTAGCTCTGGCCATATCACTTGTCGCCAGTGGTCGCATCCAGTTTACCTTCTTCCCCTCCCCCGACAACAAGGTACTGATCTCAAGCGTTAAATTTGCCGCCGGCACACCGCCCGAAAAAGTAAGAGCGTTTGGACTAGAGATGGAGCGACAGCTACAGAATACCAACCAGAAACTGAAAACAGATGAAGATATTCTGATGCACAGCGTACTCCGAATAAACACTGCCACCTTTGACGGAGGTAAAAACTACTCCTCTGGTGATCAGTATGCCTCTGTTCATGCAGAGCTCACCTCTCCAGACCTACGAGACGTGACCAACACCGAGTTCGTCACAGCGTGGGAATCTGCGATGAACATTCCCGATGGCGTTGAACAGCTCAGTGTCACTAGCCCCAAAGGTGGCCCGCCGGGTAAAGATATCGATATTTTCTTATCAGGTACTAGCCCATCACAGCTAAAAATGGCCGCCGAAGAGGTTAGTGAAAAGCTAAAAAGTTACGCGGGTATCAATAATGTTCAGGATGATTTGCCCTATGGCAAGCAGCAGTTTATTTATGAGTTAACCCCTTTAGGTAACTCCCTCGGCATCACCGTAGCAGATGTAGGCAACCAGTTAAGAGCGGCCTTTGATGGTCAGCTGATTCAAATTTTCTATGATGATAATGAAGAGGTTGAAGTCAGAGTCATTCTGCCTGATGAGGAGCGTGATAGTTTCGCAACCCTTGAAACATTCCCGATTATTACACCTAACGGCAGCAGCGCTCCTCTAAGCAATGTGGTTAATTTGACTAGTCGTAAAGGGTTGGAGTTACTTCGCCATACCGATGGTGAGCTTGGAATCCATGTTACCTCAGAGGTCGACACCACGGTAAACAACGCCAATATCATCCTGGACGATATGCAGATTAACTTCTTCCCAGACCTGTCAGCCCGATATGGCTTGCAAATAGACCTGAAAGGCAAAGCCGAAGAACAGCGAGAAACAGGCAATGATATGAAAAACGGTGCGTTAATCGCATTGGCGCTTATCTATCTGATACTTGCATGGGTATTTGGTTCTTATACTTGGCCTTTCGCCATTATGGTCGCCATCCCATTTGGTTTAACAGGCGCTGTTTTTGGCCATGCACTGCTTAATATAGACCTGACGATCCTGTCACTATTTGGCTTTTTTGGCTTATCAGGTATCGTTATAAACGATGCTATTATTCTGGTTACTTTCTACCAAGAGCTTAGGGCAAAAGGGTTAGCCATTAAACAAGCGGTAATAGATGCAGCCTGTTTGAGGCTAAGAGCGGTGCTGCTCACCTCGCTGACAACTATAGCAGGCTTAACACCACTACTGTTTGAAACCTCACTACAAGCCCAGTTTCTGATTCCAATGGCGGTTAGTATCTCGTTTGGGCTAGCATTCGCCACACTATTAGTACTTATTGTTATTCCGGTTATTTTATCGCTTATCGAAGATGGCAAAGCGATTGTTCAGCGATATGCACTAACTGAAAATGGAGTCACTAAAAATACACAGTAA
- a CDS encoding DUF445 domain-containing protein, with protein MMELFQNPEFWKYVSIPFIAGLIGWTTNWLAIKLTFLPLEFIGIRPFFGWQGIIPSKAKKMAGISVDATISKIGTVSEIFDQIDPEVLAAHIIETVEPRVEEYVDELMLREHATFWENLPTPMRQMVYDRVRKSAPDLVDNLVDDLSTNIEELLDIKEMVINQLAEDKVLLNRIFLECGHHEFRFIINSGAWLGFLFGIIQMGVWYFFKNWWILPVAGLIVGYATNWIALNVIFRPLHPVKVMGVELQGLFLKRQKAVAHSFCSIITHEILTIGNIINAILNGPHAERAKNMVKKHIKPIVDDTAGLSKPLTQIAFGPKGFAHLKHQVGEKAIEISADTFTDPVFNNERAAAVERIMKERMENLTPDEFQDLLRPCFQEDEVKLILIGAALGFGAGLAQLIFVFGSGAM; from the coding sequence ATGATGGAACTATTTCAAAACCCAGAGTTCTGGAAATACGTCAGTATTCCATTTATAGCCGGGCTCATTGGCTGGACGACTAACTGGCTAGCAATCAAATTAACGTTTTTGCCGTTAGAGTTTATCGGTATTCGCCCATTTTTTGGCTGGCAGGGAATCATTCCATCAAAGGCCAAAAAAATGGCCGGCATCAGTGTTGATGCCACCATTTCTAAGATAGGAACCGTCAGCGAAATTTTTGACCAGATTGACCCGGAGGTTTTGGCCGCTCACATTATCGAGACGGTTGAGCCAAGAGTCGAAGAGTATGTTGATGAGCTAATGCTGAGAGAGCATGCAACCTTCTGGGAGAACCTCCCCACCCCAATGCGGCAGATGGTCTATGACCGTGTCAGAAAAAGCGCCCCTGACCTAGTCGATAACTTAGTAGATGACCTTTCAACCAATATAGAAGAGTTATTGGATATTAAAGAGATGGTTATTAACCAACTGGCCGAAGATAAAGTACTGCTCAACCGAATTTTTCTAGAGTGCGGCCACCATGAGTTTCGTTTCATCATAAACTCAGGAGCATGGCTAGGTTTCTTATTTGGCATTATTCAGATGGGTGTGTGGTATTTTTTCAAGAACTGGTGGATATTACCCGTTGCAGGACTCATTGTAGGTTACGCAACCAACTGGATCGCGCTCAACGTTATTTTCCGACCACTTCATCCGGTCAAGGTAATGGGTGTGGAGTTGCAAGGCCTCTTTCTCAAAAGACAGAAAGCCGTTGCTCACTCATTCTGCTCAATAATTACTCATGAAATCCTCACCATTGGCAATATCATTAACGCTATACTTAACGGCCCTCATGCTGAGCGGGCCAAAAATATGGTTAAAAAGCATATTAAGCCTATCGTTGACGATACCGCTGGTCTGTCAAAACCACTCACTCAGATAGCATTCGGCCCTAAAGGCTTTGCCCACCTCAAACATCAAGTCGGTGAGAAGGCTATTGAGATATCAGCAGATACCTTTACTGACCCTGTATTCAACAACGAAAGGGCTGCAGCAGTAGAGCGTATTATGAAGGAGCGAATGGAAAACCTAACCCCTGATGAATTTCAAGACCTTCTCAGGCCATGCTTCCAAGAGGACGAAGTAAAACTCATACTCATTGGCGCGGCACTGGGCTTTGGTGCGGGTCTGGCTCAGCTGATTTTTGTTTTCGGCTCGGGTGCAATGTAA
- a CDS encoding YihY/virulence factor BrkB family protein: protein MDLKAKVEQVEHWLFSSQKGLGLVMQGIHRIARVLFAVIRDVLNGNLTLHAMSLVYTTMLSVVPLLALSFSVLKAMGVHNQLTPLLYSFFEPMGQQGVDIADNVLGFVDNIKVGVLGSVGLILLIYTVISLVQKIERSFNYIWRVPQLRSISQRFSNYLSVIMVGPLLMASAIGVTATIMNSSVVHEAMQIEPFGFLIASISKLTPFLLIIVAFTFVYLFMPNTKVHFKSALVGGVVSGITWQMTGVLFASFVVRSAQYEAIYSGFAVGIVLLIWLYICWLILLLGSSIAYYDQNFHSITRNYEVKASPEVSESLALVIMEEVSRRYDRSEKPITQQKLEELLPVPPVLTREVSDKLLRQSILIVAGGNGDELVPGTSLDKISVLDVIKAVRADEEKLADRLKYNANLSNLQDTVDQVLKSQLQEVTLQQLVREGLQEVS, encoded by the coding sequence ATGGATTTGAAGGCGAAAGTTGAGCAGGTAGAGCATTGGTTATTCTCCAGCCAAAAAGGACTAGGCTTAGTAATGCAGGGGATTCACCGCATAGCAAGAGTGTTATTTGCTGTTATTCGTGATGTATTGAATGGCAATCTAACGTTGCATGCAATGAGTCTTGTTTACACCACCATGCTGTCGGTTGTGCCTCTTTTAGCATTGAGTTTTTCTGTATTGAAAGCGATGGGGGTACATAACCAGTTAACCCCACTGTTATATAGCTTCTTCGAGCCGATGGGGCAACAAGGTGTTGATATTGCAGACAATGTACTGGGGTTTGTCGATAACATCAAAGTTGGCGTGCTAGGTTCTGTTGGTTTAATACTGCTTATCTACACTGTTATATCGTTAGTTCAAAAAATTGAGCGGTCATTTAACTATATCTGGCGCGTGCCCCAGTTAAGGTCGATTAGTCAGCGCTTTAGTAACTACTTGAGTGTTATTATGGTAGGCCCTCTACTGATGGCTTCTGCTATTGGTGTGACCGCTACGATTATGAACTCATCAGTTGTTCATGAGGCTATGCAAATAGAGCCATTCGGCTTTCTAATTGCGAGCATAAGCAAATTAACACCCTTCTTACTGATTATTGTCGCCTTTACTTTTGTTTATCTGTTTATGCCCAATACTAAGGTTCATTTTAAAAGTGCTTTAGTGGGAGGTGTTGTTAGTGGTATTACCTGGCAGATGACAGGGGTGTTGTTTGCGTCGTTTGTCGTGCGCTCAGCTCAATATGAAGCGATTTATTCAGGTTTTGCGGTCGGGATAGTGCTATTAATATGGCTCTATATCTGTTGGTTAATATTATTGCTGGGTTCCAGTATTGCCTATTATGACCAAAACTTTCATAGCATCACTCGTAACTATGAAGTGAAAGCATCGCCTGAGGTCTCAGAGAGTTTGGCTTTGGTTATTATGGAAGAGGTTTCAAGGCGCTATGATCGATCAGAAAAGCCTATTACTCAGCAGAAACTCGAAGAGCTGCTACCAGTCCCACCCGTATTAACGCGAGAAGTCTCAGACAAGCTGCTACGACAGTCTATTCTAATAGTGGCGGGTGGCAATGGTGATGAGCTTGTACCAGGTACATCCCTTGATAAAATCTCGGTATTGGATGTGATAAAAGCCGTTCGGGCTGATGAAGAAAAACTGGCAGACAGGTTAAAGTATAACGCTAACTTATCTAACTTACAGGACACGGTCGACCAGGTGCTTAAGAGCCAACTCCAAGAGGTGACGTTACAACAGCTCGTTAGGGAGGGCCTTCAAGAGGTTTCTTAA
- a CDS encoding response regulator, with the protein MNPPLYSSLLAKFLLAAALPLLLLLVFANVVYVYLKTDELRARHLDDVSSEVQLLATQLSIPVWQFDKETVVSLVKTLSESDYIVCAKLEEYESYSDVVRQLHKVGDCEAKELNDISTLETVNAEVTYDYDGELIKTGTLEVKLDLSQVGDSLVASLLSELILFILYVFIFLVGFTVALKATVLKPLKMVHTSILSYQNTGKRELVEWKSKDELGTLIEEYNKNLVGMDKAEQALKDKNIVLEAAKREAEEARDIAEHTASAKSEFLANMSHEIRTPMNAIQGLSEMLSRTRLSVKQGGYLSRIRNSADILLAIINDILDFSKIEAGKLELENVEFSLAETIEKVADVESFVAGNKGIEMIVRVSPVIPDSLKGDSMRLSQVLINLISNAIKFTETGEIVVEIDLESQTTEQVLLRGTITDTGVGIAEDALVTLFDSFTQADGSTTRRFGGTGLGLTICKRLVELMNGEIGVKSTLGSGSEFSFTASFATVPDGQRIVSPSEMFEGCVPNVIIVGSSRSCDELFTIFSNADLNIQRLESGEALLHFLDELPPSTLHVSSAKAAQAEVIIYIDIVNIRVSFSEIAEKIAQKELLSAYKLVPILSVSQRDKIESEEENTHIAAVLTKPILQRRAFNSLKYAVMESKDHDTNAVQVSVEDSLKGAKILVVEDNQVNQLVAREMLESVGVIVRVADNGEQALNRLEDKSITYDAVLMDIHMPVMDGYGATKAIREQYGKSLPIIALTANATTEEKKRCLAIGMSDFLTKPIDSETLFKVLSYWVRVSKNNNDSYTGVKVLPKESDTESTATSELGQSDQGENPSAVSSDTVIAMDKLQARFKSHPTIIPRIFKSFKESFCNFESEFMDALDASDDETLYRLAHSLKGSASNISAERLQELSADLEQKLKDHKQIEAMEWFPWVVDHLSKVLVFIDEYLKKEETK; encoded by the coding sequence ATGAACCCCCCATTATATTCGTCATTATTGGCAAAATTTTTATTGGCAGCGGCACTGCCTCTGTTATTGCTTTTGGTTTTTGCAAATGTGGTGTATGTCTATTTAAAAACGGATGAACTTCGTGCACGACATTTAGATGATGTGAGTAGCGAGGTGCAATTGTTGGCTACTCAGTTATCAATACCTGTTTGGCAGTTTGATAAAGAAACAGTTGTATCGCTAGTCAAAACATTGAGTGAGTCAGATTATATTGTCTGCGCAAAGCTTGAAGAGTATGAAAGCTACAGTGATGTCGTTCGTCAGCTGCACAAAGTCGGTGACTGCGAGGCAAAAGAGCTGAACGATATATCAACGCTTGAGACAGTGAATGCAGAGGTGACTTACGACTATGATGGAGAGCTTATTAAAACAGGCACTCTGGAGGTTAAGCTAGACTTGAGTCAGGTAGGCGACTCGTTAGTAGCATCACTTCTGAGTGAACTTATATTATTTATTCTGTATGTGTTTATTTTTCTGGTGGGTTTTACCGTTGCCTTGAAGGCTACAGTGCTGAAACCTCTCAAAATGGTACATACCTCTATTTTGTCGTATCAGAATACCGGTAAAAGAGAGTTAGTAGAATGGAAATCTAAAGATGAGTTAGGAACATTAATAGAAGAGTACAACAAAAACCTGGTCGGCATGGATAAAGCCGAACAGGCCCTTAAAGATAAAAATATTGTTTTAGAAGCGGCTAAGCGAGAAGCAGAAGAAGCTCGTGATATTGCCGAGCATACAGCGAGTGCTAAAAGTGAGTTTTTGGCCAACATGAGCCATGAAATTCGCACACCGATGAATGCTATACAGGGGCTTTCTGAGATGCTGAGTAGAACGCGACTAAGCGTTAAACAAGGCGGTTACTTGAGTCGCATAAGAAACTCCGCTGATATTTTGTTAGCCATCATTAATGACATTCTAGATTTCTCAAAAATTGAAGCCGGTAAATTAGAACTGGAAAATGTTGAGTTTTCCCTGGCCGAAACCATTGAGAAAGTGGCAGATGTTGAATCTTTTGTTGCGGGTAACAAAGGCATTGAAATGATTGTACGAGTCTCTCCCGTTATCCCAGATAGCTTGAAAGGGGATTCCATGAGACTGAGCCAGGTACTCATTAACCTAATCAGCAATGCAATTAAGTTTACTGAAACAGGCGAGATTGTTGTTGAAATAGACCTGGAGAGCCAAACTACTGAGCAGGTTTTACTCAGAGGTACTATTACTGACACGGGCGTTGGTATTGCGGAAGATGCGTTAGTCACCTTATTTGACTCATTCACCCAGGCAGATGGCTCCACTACGCGGCGATTTGGTGGTACTGGTTTAGGCCTTACTATTTGTAAGCGCCTAGTCGAATTAATGAATGGCGAAATTGGAGTAAAAAGCACGCTGGGTAGCGGCAGTGAATTCTCATTTACCGCAAGCTTTGCCACAGTGCCGGACGGGCAACGTATTGTAAGCCCATCAGAGATGTTTGAAGGCTGCGTGCCTAACGTCATCATCGTTGGCAGTAGTCGCTCTTGCGATGAACTATTTACCATTTTTAGTAATGCTGATTTGAATATTCAGCGTTTAGAGAGTGGTGAAGCGTTGTTGCATTTTCTTGATGAACTCCCTCCATCAACACTACACGTATCAAGTGCGAAAGCGGCTCAGGCTGAAGTCATTATCTATATTGATATTGTGAATATAAGAGTGAGCTTTTCAGAAATAGCTGAAAAGATCGCACAGAAAGAGTTGTTATCGGCCTACAAATTAGTGCCAATTTTATCGGTTAGTCAGCGAGATAAAATAGAATCTGAAGAAGAGAATACACATATCGCAGCTGTATTAACCAAACCTATTTTGCAGCGCAGGGCATTTAACTCTCTTAAATATGCGGTTATGGAATCGAAAGACCACGATACCAATGCTGTTCAGGTTTCTGTAGAAGATAGTCTAAAGGGCGCCAAGATATTGGTTGTCGAAGATAACCAAGTTAACCAGTTAGTCGCCCGTGAAATGCTAGAGTCAGTAGGTGTTATTGTGCGGGTTGCTGATAATGGAGAGCAGGCGCTCAACCGTTTAGAGGATAAATCCATCACTTATGATGCTGTGCTGATGGATATTCATATGCCCGTGATGGATGGGTATGGCGCTACCAAAGCCATTCGGGAGCAGTATGGTAAATCATTACCGATTATCGCGTTAACGGCGAATGCCACCACAGAAGAGAAAAAACGCTGCCTGGCAATTGGAATGAGTGATTTTCTCACAAAGCCCATTGATAGTGAGACACTGTTTAAAGTGCTTTCGTACTGGGTGAGAGTTAGTAAAAATAATAACGATAGTTATACGGGGGTAAAAGTGTTGCCGAAAGAGTCCGATACAGAATCAACAGCTACTAGCGAATTAGGCCAAAGTGATCAAGGTGAAAACCCCTCTGCTGTCTCTTCAGATACGGTTATAGCGATGGATAAGCTTCAAGCACGTTTTAAATCTCATCCAACGATAATTCCGCGTATTTTTAAGAGTTTTAAAGAGAGTTTTTGTAACTTTGAATCTGAATTTATGGATGCCCTAGATGCGTCAGACGATGAAACCCTGTATCGTTTAGCGCACTCGCTTAAAGGAAGTGCATCCAATATATCTGCTGAACGGCTACAAGAGCTATCAGCCGACTTGGAACAAAAGCTAAAAGATCACAAGCAAATAGAAGCGATGGAGTGGTTTCCTTGGGTGGTTGACCATTTAAGTAAAGTGCTTGTGTTTATTGATGAATACCTAAAAAAAGAAGAGACTAAGTGA
- a CDS encoding secondary thiamine-phosphate synthase enzyme YjbQ, whose protein sequence is MWIQKELSIAQKSRGFHLVTSDITAQLPELSSLSVGLLHLFIQHTSASLAICENADPTVRHDMEAHFNHFVPENAAYYQHTLEGSDDMPAHIKSVTIGSDLTIPITNGSLKLGMWQGIYLGEHRNYGGSRRIIATIQGE, encoded by the coding sequence ATGTGGATTCAAAAAGAGTTATCTATTGCTCAAAAGAGTAGAGGGTTTCATCTTGTTACCAGTGATATTACGGCTCAACTGCCTGAGCTAAGCTCGCTGTCGGTGGGGCTTTTGCATCTGTTTATTCAACATACGTCTGCTTCGTTGGCTATTTGCGAAAACGCTGATCCGACTGTGCGGCATGATATGGAGGCCCACTTTAATCATTTTGTCCCTGAGAATGCAGCATACTATCAGCACACGCTAGAAGGGAGCGATGATATGCCCGCGCATATTAAATCGGTAACGATCGGCTCTGATCTGACAATACCTATCACTAACGGATCTTTAAAGTTGGGAATGTGGCAGGGAATTTACCTAGGAGAGCATCGAAATTATGGCGGGTCTAGACGTATTATCGCTACTATTCAGGGCGAATAA
- a CDS encoding D-2-hydroxyacid dehydrogenase, whose protein sequence is MKAVILDAASLGEGVALECLGAHVNTLSHYGVTEPEQVSERIQGHDIVIVNKVLLGEAELEHAPDLKLIAVTATGTNNIDLMAAKKYGVRVVNVTGYGRATVVQHTFSLILALSNNLLNYVADVKSGLWAKSETFCLMGHPIRELEGKTLGVIGYGELGQGVAQMAQAFGMNVLIGARQGERRALNQENVHRVSLDELLRQSDVVSLHCLLSGDTHKMIGSRELGLMKPDAIIVNTSRGGLIDEEALARALRQHIIAGAATDVLSVEPPVDGNPLLATDIPNLIVTPHCAWASKEARQRLINMTADNIQHFVNGSLTHFVA, encoded by the coding sequence ATGAAAGCGGTTATATTAGATGCAGCAAGCTTAGGTGAAGGGGTGGCGCTTGAATGTTTGGGGGCCCATGTCAACACGCTTTCTCACTATGGGGTAACCGAGCCTGAGCAAGTATCAGAGCGGATTCAAGGCCATGATATTGTTATCGTCAATAAAGTTCTGCTAGGTGAGGCGGAGCTAGAACACGCGCCAGATTTAAAGCTTATTGCCGTTACCGCAACGGGCACCAACAATATTGATTTAATGGCTGCTAAGAAATACGGCGTAAGAGTCGTAAATGTGACGGGTTACGGCAGAGCAACGGTTGTGCAGCATACGTTTTCGCTGATTTTGGCACTGTCTAATAACCTGCTTAACTATGTAGCGGATGTAAAGTCAGGCTTATGGGCAAAAAGCGAAACCTTTTGTTTAATGGGGCACCCAATACGAGAGCTAGAGGGTAAAACGTTAGGGGTTATAGGTTATGGTGAGTTAGGCCAAGGTGTAGCGCAGATGGCTCAAGCGTTTGGCATGAATGTACTGATAGGTGCGCGACAGGGGGAGAGGAGAGCGCTGAATCAGGAGAACGTACATCGAGTGTCGCTGGACGAACTGCTGAGACAGTCGGACGTAGTCTCCTTGCACTGCCTTTTGAGTGGCGATACCCATAAAATGATTGGTTCGCGCGAACTGGGCTTGATGAAACCTGATGCCATTATTGTTAATACTTCAAGAGGCGGATTAATTGATGAAGAGGCACTCGCTCGTGCGCTCAGGCAACATATAATAGCTGGTGCGGCAACCGATGTACTCAGTGTGGAGCCTCCCGTAGATGGTAATCCGCTCTTGGCTACTGATATTCCTAATCTAATCGTGACTCCTCACTGCGCCTGGGCAAGCAAAGAGGCAAGACAGAGATTGATTAATATGACAGCAGACAATATTCAGCACTTTGTAAACGGTTCATTAACTCACTTTGTTGCTTGA